The genome window TTGTTCTGCTGCAGCCAGTTGATGTTAGCTCTGGTCCTCTCCAGGGCCTGCTCCACAGCCAGCGTGGCGGTGCCAAACCCTGCCGCGCTGTGCTGCTCCACAAACTGCTCCAGCTGCCAGAGGAAGCATGAGGAAACTGTTCAGACAGCAGTTTGACGTTCAGAGTTCAACCACGAAAGACTTCATGAGCACAAACCTGTTGTAGTTCTGCAGGTGTGGAGAACCTTGCGGTGACTCCACTGATCAGAGAGGCAAAGGAGAAAGAGCCCACACCGtacctgaaaaaaacacaccagccCAGCTTAAACAAGAACTGATCCTGGGTCTGCCACGCCATTAGAAAATTTGTGCAAAGATAAAGTTTATAGTATATCTAACAGTAAGTAGTCCCTTTAGAGCTGCAAAATGCTTCATACAACTGTTATCAATTGTCATTCTCCTCAAAGCACGTGAGGACACAGATAAAGGGCAAAATGTGTGTCTTCTGATCCGACACACCCAtcactgtttgctttgctgAGGTTAATGGACCTGCATCATCGTGGTTACATTAATAACCATGTGGTTAAGATTAGGAAACCGCCACCGtcatggaaaaaagaaaacaacaccgACTGTGGGCgaaaacagtaaacaaatgGTGGTTAACagtcaaatgttttgttgacTCATCCCCtcttaaacaaatgaaacacctcttttttttcagaacaaGAAGGAATTCATCAAATTTGTCACTTTAATCAGCTTCTCTATtttgaaacacttttatttgcACAGAAATATCAAGATGTAGTCtcatgtgaagctacagcccacatctctctctctgttatcacatgcacacagactgaCCCACTCATCTTTAGGAGTGTGATACTCACTGTGTGAACATGTACTCCCACTGTTCCCTGACAAAGTCCCACGCCAGATCCTGACCCACTCTGTTGCTGGCCACAGACGTGATGACAGAGGTGGCGTCCTGCTTGCGGATCAGAGTTGAGTTTAAGGTGTAAGACAGATACCTGTGAGAAGAAAAGACAAGCATGGCAGTTTACAGTTTATCAAATGTTGGAAAAatacctttatttattttatggtATGTTCGAAAAACTACAATCTGGTTTTCATTCCtttcacagcactgaaactgaactcatcagtttcagtgctgtgatcAATGATTTGCTGTTCTCTGCAGACTTTGCTCATTATTTTGTTGCAGTCCTACTTGATTTGAGTTTGTATTTGACACTGTTGATCACTCAGGTTTAATTGATCATATGGAACAGTGGGTTGGCATTATATGTCAGTCGCATCGCAAAGTGACATTCTCTCGTCCACACAGCCACACCTTGACAACGTGTAATTAGCAAATTTGTCAGCTCATTAGCTTAGCTCAGTCGCTAACGGGACAATTAGTTCACAGAGACTGGTCTTATAACTGTCTGCAAACCATTTTGTCGGACACAACTAATAGGCTACAATAACTTCATCCATTTTGGACACTCTAGCTCTTTGTCCCCTAAGAGGTTAACAGTGTCAAGATGGCTCATTTTTGAACACTTGAACCAAAGTAGATTTATTTGAGTGGATCCACTGATTTCAGCAATTTGACTGGACTGAAGTGAAACTGCAGCAAAATTTCTCTGTTTCAAAGCTAAGCCTTTAAGGACGCAGGTCTTTATTGGCTTCGGTCCTACGTCCCACATCTGCCTCCCCTACCTCTGGCGTCCCGCAAGGGTCAGTTTTAGATCCTCCTTTATTCTCCAtttacatgctgccacttggccaCATAGCTTAACAACACTGTATTGATTTTCTtgtgcacagctgctgctgctgctgctgatgatgataatgatgtcacagctgtgtttgtaACCCTTCAACCTGGTGACACTGTGAATGTAGCACGACTCCTCACCTTTTCCTGACTACTCCACACTCTACACTGTTACTTACCGTtccagcagctttgtgttgttggtACAGGCCAGTGCGGACATGAGTTTGCTGGCCTCACTGGCAATTGTAGCCTTCTTGAACTGTGACCAGCCAAACTCCCACTCCGTCTCATCACCTGCTGCTATGGCACTGCAGTACACTGCTGAACGCAGGTTGGGATTGATCCTGACAAGAGAGTTGGAGATGACTAACTGATTAACTTAACTAACTTTAAAGGCAGAGGCATGATCAAATGATATGTGTGATGATGTAAAATAGACCAACAGATTGTGTTGAGGCCTGTCCATCCACTGTTTGAACCATGTGTTGGTCAGGTTCTGGCATTCTGTTACACCCGTCCTGCAGGCCATACGGATGGCATTTACCTGGTTATACCTGCAGGAAGAAGCGAACATGTTAGCGCGAGAAGTTGCAGCCATTTTATTATATCAACATTACATAACAGAGAGGATTACATAAGATTTAACTTTAGATCCCAAACCAGGCAAAGTAGACAGGAATAATAGCATGAATAAAAAGGCGatgtagaaaacagaacaaatagaCGATTAAAAGGAATACAAAGTAAAAACtaactatatatatgtacattatatacaacaaacatataaaaacaatattccCTTGAAtagtacagtaaaaaaaaatgttacattgTTTTCTATTAGGCTTTTCTGAGTTGTGTATCAGAGTTGTGTTCATTGAGTATACTCACTGGTCAGTGTGCCTGTCAGGAACTTGGGTCCAGTTTGATGTCATGTCTTTGAAGTACCGGAAGAGGGGAGTTACCAGCTTCTTTAGGTAGTCCTAGAAGTATTACAGAGAGGTGAAggatctgtgtgtctgcaggtacCGCTTTGCCTCCTAATGGCTTCCAGAAAGCATGAAGATGAACATGCTGTAAGAGGTACTAACATCCTACAACAGCTAAACTTTGAAAAATCTttgtcactgacacacagagagagtgttGTGTACCTGCATAGGCTGATAGACTTCAGTACGGTCCAGCATTAGATCATAATAGTGCAGATTATCCAGTGCAGACTGCCAGGGCATGTACTCCATCTCCATAGACAGATAGGAGGTTGTCCTTAGAGCGAGAATAGTGGAGACTAGCTGAGCCCTGCAGAGAGATGAGACAGTATTTTACATAAAGCTGGCATATCTTTCtgtgagatttctgcctccaacCTTGTTGGCTGGACCACAACAAATCTTGAGCAGCCCAATAAACCCAAAAAGTCTGTCCCcgaatgactgactgactgactaagTTACAGCATTGGTTGGTTGAGAGTGAAAATGAGCATGATACAGCCTCTTAAAGGGGACCTCCGTCGTCATGGTTAGAATATCAAAGGTGTGGTTAAAGTTACAGAGTGACCTAGCAGCTAAAGTGACATACCTGGCTAGATTGAAAGCATCATCCACAAGCTGGGCTCTGTTAATCACTGGTATAACCTGCACAGCAGAATGAAACACCAGCAATTAGTACACaatctaaaaatactgaaaagcggaagagaaaattaaaacaaaggtCTTGACTCCATGAGACAGTAAAATCTGAAACAAGTCTGACTGTACCTGGTGCTCTGAATTAAGCTGAGCGAGGAGCTGTTCCCAGTTTTCGTCGTCATAGTTTACTCTGTAATATCCAGTTACATTAATGTTGGCCAGAACCCACCAACCATCACTCTTCATCTCCAAGTTAACCGCTGacaaagaagagacagagaaaatgttgtattattaataacaacaatagCAAACAAAATCATATCATGTAAAAAAATTACATCTAGTGATTTAAATTACTGGCACTTATCAGGTTTTATTGCATGTCACTTGTATATTATTGCACACCTTCCTTTTCCATCAGCCACCACACAGCTCCCTGGACCTCGCCGGACTTCATCCACCCAATAGGAATCAGCCACTCGTAGCTCGGGGGAAAATGCATGTAACTGTTATTCGTGATGATTTCTAAATAATACCACATATGACCAGCTGTATTGCAACTAATGCATTCTGATTTAAAGAATAATATGCATCACTTAAACTGAAGCACCCTCATTTTGGGAGATATAATCCTCCCAGATCGTTTGCAGTGAAATGTTATTGTGTTGCATACTTGTAGGGTGACTCGACTGTGACCTCAGACTCTGGATCCAGCAGAAAGTGCCTCTGGGATATCTTTCCAGTTTTGGTATCTATGTGAACCACAGGGAACCCCATCTGGAGAACCCAGCGGTTCATGATTTCACACACTGGGCGAGGAAGTGAAACATTATTGGCTTTCACCGCCTGTTGGCAAAGATGTAAGAGAGTATCTGTTAATAAAAGTCATTAGCACTCAGCAATTTTTAACACTTTCATGCGTCTAGTTCATGGCATTTTAATACCATAATGCACCACATGAATAtgtcagaaacaacacaaccaTTGTCCTGACACAGGGTGCAAACATATATGCACATAAGCCTAACCTGAACTACTTACAACTGTGGTGACCACAGGCGTTAAAGGAGGTGCAGCCAGGCAACATGAACGACAGgctaaatacattttagtaGTAGTGTTAATAGATACATTTATTATAAGGAGGAACAGAGAATCAGCGGATAAAGCCAAGGTTTCACTCAGCTTTCAGGAAAGACCAATCACATGacctatatatgtatatataaaataaatgctttaaCTGCTTCCAAATCAGCCAGTTATAGATGTGCAAACAATTAATAAGGGCTAATCAATATATTAAAACTCAGCAGCCCTGCTGGGCTCTGCAGATTAGAAAAGACTAATTCATGACTTTAAAGTCcaataaacataaacatgccCACATGTTCAACACCAGTCCAAAGAGTTCAACtaaaaacattacatatatgattacatacaaacaaatacaaaatagggtttgtgtatttttgtgtaaaGAAACACGCAAGGCCAATCACCATCGCATCCAGTTGTGTTGTCTTCAGATTTAGCTCATTAATGAAGATATCTAAGTAAGCGGGATTATGGAGAGGTGAGAGTGGAAACACCAGAGAAATTAATCCACTGGAAACATGGAGGGTGTTTATGCCTCCCCAATCTGCAATTCAGTTCagtgcattttttgttttagtttaacattcatttatttatttcctctgaTATTTGGCCTGCACTGTCCAAACCACAGCTCTGAGCTTATATACTGAATGTGATTcctgggttagggttaggatttACTGGGTTACAAACCGGTTGATGCAGGACTCTGATCTGGATGTTTAGCTAAACAAATAAGGCTAAAAGGTAACTTCTGATAcgatttttggaaataaaaataagatcaTCCATCTTACCATTTGCAGATGGTCCCACAAGTCATTCCCTACGGTGTTACTGTAGGCAAAGTGATTGAGGTAACTCTGGAGGCAAAAGAGAAACAGTCAGTTTCAACAGACTGTCAGAATGACTAAAAAATGAGGGACACAGTGATTCATCTCAGCAAGTAGTTTCAGCTGTGCCAAAATGAACATATGATGCGGCGACAACGCAGTCAAACATACGCTGAGTCCCTGGACGAAGACCGACTCTGAGAGGAAATCAGACAGCATCCTCAGCACTGCTGCACCCTGAGGAgccgcagacacacagaggcaagGGGTCAGTCTATAATCCATCACCTTACAAGGACAGTAAGTACGTTTTCTATCGTACAGCCCAGAATTAGAACAGTATGAACAATACAATGTACAGTAGTTCAACAACACCAGTAACTCATTGATTTCTTGTCCAGTTGCTGAAATTTCTGGttttcactgcattttctgGGCTCTGTTGCATGACGTGTGCTGCAGTGTATTAATAAGAACATCCTGCTCATGTACCTTGCTGTATGATATGGTATCAAACTGCTCAGTGATCTGGTCTGGCAGGATGATACTGTCTTCTTTAGAAgacagaggatgagaggaggtCAAGGCATCAACTGCAAACACACGGTGGACGTCGTCAAGTACTATCAAGTCTTTCTGGAGCAAACAGAGGGGCAGAAACACATCGGGACTTCATATGACGAGCGGTTGATGACAGGAATGTATACACGTGTGCACGGAGCATAGTGTCCTCACCACGTTCCACGCAGGCTCAGCGTGGTCTGCTCCCAGGTAAGCCACATATGAGGCAAAGCCCTCGTTCAGCCAGACctcattccaccactgcagggTCACCAGGTTTCCAAACCACTGCGCCAGACATGATGCCAGTCAGTTTGTTAACTAATCAATGAGAAAATCAATCAGTAGatacaatacaaaaaaatcagttcacCATGTGTGCTAGTTCATGAGCAATGATGGTGGCGGtggtctctctgtttctgttggaGGAGGACACGGGGTCATAGAGAAGGTTGGTTTCTCTGTACGTCACCAAGCCCCAGTTCTCCATCGCACCAAAATAGAAGTCCGGCAGAGCGATTTGATCTGTGCGGGAGAGAGCAGGTTTAACGCAGGCTGAAGGAAGTAAACTTAAAGCCAATTTACCAGATAACCCATAAAACTTGGTTCATCCAGACTGCagtccacaaaaacacatcctCACTGCCCTGCAGTGGTATCGAGCTGATGCAGAGCAACAGAACTACACTAACCCCTGCTGTTCTGGGATGGCAGCAGAAATCTTAATGAAGGATATCTCAAAACTGAGGTGAAACAAATATCTGAATATCTAAGCAAGTACCAAAACTGCAGCttatcacacaaacacttttgcttttgctttgttaTACTAGAGAAAAATATACCCAACTTGCTTGGCTTTGTGCCAATGCATTCATAATGTCttcatcaaaataaaaacacattaactcaTCTTAACCCGGGCATACTGAAGCTGTCTGTGTAACATGGCCCGGCGTAACAGTAAAAAACAGCCCTCTCCCGATAACTGGATGGAAAGGCCCAAACAGAGGCGGGTATCGACTGTGGAAGGGCCAATCACAGAGGACAGCTTCAGCTGAGCAGAACTTTTCTTCAAATGATTAGAAAATGAGGCTCACCTGACTTGCTCAGAGGGTAGGAGATGTTATAGTACAGCTGGAAGAAGTCCAGCACGGGTCCAGTCACATTGAGGGCATAGTTTCCTTGTCCCTGGTCAATGGCCGCCCTGCGAGCCCAGATACGGATCTGAACACAGAACAATGTGTCTGGATAAAAGCTGAGACTGACGTGTAGATTTTAAACTTCCAGGAACATACAGGCAGCTTCAGTTAAAAGTTACCTCACAGATTCAGATTTTTGATTCAGTGAAGCAATTTATCAACTGACAGAAAGTCAGTTGTCAAATATTTtgacagtaacagcagcttCACAATTGTGAGGATTTTCCTTccttattttaatcattttaattcatttttaatcgTTTGGACTATTTTTTGGACAAAACATGCACTGTAAAGGTATCACTTTGGGCTTTTAGTAATTATGACAGTATTTCTCACTATTGTCAGAaattttacaaaccaaacagctgatgaatgaagaaaataaccagcagattaatccataataaaaacaataatcagTTGCAGTTCTATACAAAATACTCAAAAATGAGGTTGACCTCAATCAACTGCAACAGTAAAATCTATCatggagtatttttataatGTGGTGTTATACCACTCTTCTCGCTTGGTCTAACGCAAACAAAGCTGTGCTCCAGCAAATATTGCACCATAATGCAGAAACACATAACGTTATTAGGCTTGTTTCGCAGGTCATAGTGTCCCCTGCGACAGGGACCAGTCATGTCGCTGACAGCTACCAGAGTGTCTCCTTGTGTCGCGTTGACGTGTGTGTAGTCAGAGACGACGATGGCCAGTAAATAGGTGGACATCTTCTTGGTGGGCTCGAACGTGGTCTGTGTCACAGCTATTCCGTCAATGCTGGTGTTAACGATACCTGaaaagacataaacacacaggatGGGGTGTTATTCTAAGTAATACATTCACATTTTGGACGTTTTGAGGAGTTAAGTTCTGTGTTTATTGGTTTATGTCTGTatttgacagacagcagctctctgtcaaTGCTGGAGCACAGAACATTGCAGACAGTATTGTATGAATTTCTATTGCAATATTGACTCTACAGCTGTACTTTTGCTGCAAATCTGTTGGTAATATAATTATTTGAAATCCACTTTGGTCAGAAATCAGTCAGGGGTACTGTACTGGTCTTCACATGTCGCTCCAGTTGGGCCAGACACTTTGTGTCCCAACTGTGTTGTTCTGCAGACCAACAACATATATTGTGTTGCTATTTAGGACTATGCCTTATGTGAGCTTGCACAAGGCTCCTTACAAGGCAGAGCCACAAGATTTTGTAATTATACAGGACCCGTTCAATGGTGCACTGCAAGATATCAAGTCATTAAGTAACAAGAATGAACAGGCACACAACAGACCTGGGCACTTTGGGGGCCCTGGAGGTATTTTAGCTGCTTGCCTGAAACGAGTCTGGCTGGGTATGGAACCTTAAAAACTAAGTGCTGCGCATCCATTTGCACAAAAGCTAATGACTGATGATTTTTAGCTGTGGGTTTATGCAAATACAAATTTCTTTTGATACACATAGACTGCACTGACCTCTTTCCATGCCATTGGACAGGGCTACAGTTCCAGGGGGGTGGATGAGAGTTATGTAGAAAACAGCTTTCATAGCTGGCTCATCGAAACAAGGGAAGGTCTTCCTGGCATGGGTTGGATGCATCTGAGAGGTAGCAACAATCCTGACAGTGGGGAAAACATCCTGAGCACAATTCCATTCGACACCAATGGCAGCTTTGTTTAGATATAGACAGACACAAGAACAGAGAACTCACTTGTGGACTCCATCTTCTTTATATTCACTCCTGTAAAAGCCTGCTAAGTCATCGGCTAGTTCTCCAGTGAATTCAGTGTACAGCTCATACTTTTGTCCTGGAGTTAATGTGCTATCCAGCTGGATTATCAGATACTGggtctgtggctgcagccagGAGGACTTAATACTGGGAGCAGATCCACCACCTAGGGAAGAAGCAGAAATGATTctttacattacaaaaatgtaaagaattACTAATAATATATTTCCTGCTCATTATGAGAGATTTGAGCTGTGTTCATCACAGAGCCACCATCAACTGCTGCAACGTTTTGTGTTGCACCGGCAACACATTTTTGGATGTGTAATTTGTTGGAGAGCCCCACATTTGCTAACATTTAATACCCcttcatttgtgtctgtgtgtgtgtgtgtgtgtgtgtgtgtgtgtgtgtgtgggtgtgggtgtgtgtgtgtgtactttacCTGAAGAGATGAGCCTGGCGATGTGCGTGTTGTTCAGTTTAGTGTAGTTGAGCTTGTTGGAGTGGATCAGGATCAGATCagtttcattcacacactcaaacttcAGAGTGGACTGACCTGGTGAATATGTGGAAAAAGCAAAATCATTCATTCCAGATGATGCATCTTGCTAACagttagaaataaaaaaaagatgacacattGCTGTCAATTCCTCGTGATAAATGGTAGTGCGTTAATGTACAGATGTATAAAATACAGGCCTTGCCAACAGCACCATCTTGTGGCTCATGTGTGTATgaaacaaactggaaaacatCCTGTCCTGACCGCTCTGGAGGCTCCTGATCTGGACCTGATGGTCGTTGATGTCATCTGAACGCATAGTCAGGAGGGGAACTAAAACTACTACAGTGTGAGGGGACATGATCTGATTATGTGCTGCTGAACAACGGATACACTGAAGAACACTGAGTGTGTTTAATCGAGACAGATTAATAAATGCTGTACCACTGACGTCTAAGTTTAACCGTTCCTGCGGGGTGGGCTCAAACCACCAACATTTCAGTTCACAGTTGCTGGACACTGATCTCGTCTTTACTGCTACTCTTCAGATGTCTCCTTGCCTCGTCTCGCCACCGTGTGGACTCTGGTCCCCTTCTTTGCACTTTTCTtagaacaggcatgtcaaactcattccataaagggccgtgtggctgcaggtttttgttccaaccaaggaggagcacaccagaccaaccaatcaacatcaagggttcacttagttatcagctgaagactgagatcagctgattaattgattccagcctggtgtgttcctccttaGTTAATCCCATTAAAGAAGGCTTTATTGTCACTGGGTTGCCAGATATTTCGATTCCCAAAATACTTGTATTCCGATTATGAGAACTGGAATTATGGCACCCCGCTGTGGAAgagctgtcaacctgaatatCAGACTGGCTGACCAGTTAAGACTCACCTGTGATGGTGAAACTGACTATAATGTGggtgctctgtgctgctgggttgccATTTGTACCCACACCTGTTGTTAGACTTCTTTGATTattctgtgttattttatttaatcGTTCACACACATGTACGAGACGTGTGCTGTAAAAGAGCAGCCCTGTTAATCACCTGTAAAAATGTAGAGGCCAGTGTTTAGGTCGCGGCTGAGTCGAGGCCACAAGGTGATGGTGTAGTCTTCAGGGACCAAATCAGTGGGGAGACGATAGctgaggaaaataaacacagtaaacagtatgtgatgatttgcaaaacactgaaaccccatgtttaactgaaaatagcaaagacaacatatcaaatgctAAAAACTAAGaaatttcttctgtttttgagAATCgtatcctcatttagaatttgatgccagcaagatgtttccaaaaagttgggacagggtcATTTTACCGCTCTGCTGCATTTAAGTGTTTGAGAACTAATGCACCCCCATATCTCGGGTGCTCACTGTTGAACTGTGCGCTGAAAGCAAGCCGGATGGTCGCTCTCCTCTTTAAGTTTCAAGCTTTGACTTGTCAGACCGCAGTTCCACTTCGCCTCAGTCCTTCTTAAATGAGCTCAGAAGAGGGCGGCGTTTCGGGATGTGGTTTCttctttgcatggtagagtttcATCTTgcatttgcagctgcagcaatGAACTGTGTCCACAGACATTGTTCCTGAGCCCCTGCAGTTACGTCCACTGCAGAATCCTGTCTGGTTTCAGTGCAGTGACGAGAGGGCCTGAAGATCGTGTCCATCCGGTTTTGGTTTTCAGCCCGTCCCTTGTGTACAGAGATGTATTCAGATTCTGAATCTTTTAATTTTTATGTACTGTGAGATGTGAGATCCTGATGTGTTGTCCTTGTGCCATTTGCAATTAAATATGGGGCTTCAGTGCAAATTATCACTTTTTGGGAAACAGGGTTGTAGGTTACCTTGGACAGCATGGTAATAATGTAAAGCCAGGTAAGTATTTCAGAAATCATTCCAGGAAACATCTGATTTAACATGGGGTTTTATCCTTAAATCCTTTTCATCCCTTACTACAATTCCCAACAAGTCCTACAACATAAATAAGAAACTATTTCATTTGTCACTGTCTTCCAAAACAACCCACCTGAGCCTTTTCTCATATACAGTAagattgtggttttgttttaaacaaacaggTGCTGTCACATGCTTCCTGCCATAACAACGTCAGGCATTTTCCACCTTTGCTACTTACACTGCATTCGTTTTCAACAGGCAGACCTTATAAACTGACAGCTGAGTGCAACTTTTAGAGACTCTAACACCTAACGTTTTTTATTCGAGTCAAATCGGTATTGACCATTGACTACATTCCCTGACTTGTGCCTGTGAGGCACCAGGTCACATGTGTTTGCCTGCAAATTCCGCAGCATGCATCCTGTATCATCCTGCAAGGACTCAGACGTGTCAAAGTGTATGACGAATCCAAAGTCTTACCAGTCCCAAGGGGCTGTGACAACAGCATCGTCTCCTCCTGTCAGGGCAATAGTCCACAACGTGACAATGGTTGCCACGGAGACGAGGGCTAAGACCACGAACAGAATGCACACCTTGCTGACAGAGCAGCTTTTCCCCATGGCCTAGCAAATAGCACACAGCTACCAGAAGTCCCACAGCactgagtgagtgagaggaAAGTCTGTGACTTTAAGCGCCTTCTTCCCCTTTTAGTGCCTGTTAAATTACCGCTATAATGTGAACGCTATAATAAAAGGCCTGATTCAAAATAAGTACGTCTGGTTGGCAGCGTCTCATATCTCATACAGACTCATATCTCATACAGACTGACAAAGAGAAGTGATTGCCAGCACTTAACCCACCCCCCTCCCACTCCTCCATAATCCTTTCCTCCATTTGGAATAAATGGATGAGTTATTAGGACAGAGCAGCTCTCGTGGGAATGGTGGAAGTGGAAATTGTTGCTCAGAAGTGATAAGACGTGATGAATCATTTACTATGTTTTAGTGGATGTTTTTATGATGTGAAGTCATAAAACATTGTGCTTCTGCTGAGACTGTGTATGACATAAAAATGTTATTGTCTTTGTCTCACTGTGTTCATAGGTCAAATCTTTACTTCTGCTTAAGCAATTCCAGAAAATAGTCTCTTGGATTATCATACATTGAAGGAAGCAGCTTCATTCAAAGACTGTATTTTAAAATGGGCAGAATTCTGTGATGCTGGCAAGGCTCAAAGTTCTGGACTCACATGCACGACTCAGACACTTCTGGTGAAATTATTGTGGTGCTGAAGTCCATCAGTAGGCACAAAGCTGCCACAGTTCACTCATTCTGTGGCTGTAATAAACATTTATGTAGCTTTATTTAGAAATAGGAAGGGGCCATAGTTGTTTTACCATTAGGTCTTCCATCAATGTATAATTTTGAAATATTGGGGCCAACAAAGGtttcaacaaaaatgtattgACGCTGGGGGGTCTTGCTTTTCAGCCCGCTGCCCACCTCAGTAGTTTTGTACAGCCTTTAGTATTTGGAACTATTCTGAACTGccagctgtttgcagcagctGGACCCTTTGGAAAGGGGAAAATATGAggatatgaaaaaaacatttgaagaacGTACTAAACCTTTCATTGAAAAAGATAGTAAGTGGACCTGGAGTTAAGATTTTTTTGCCTTCGTATTTGCCTAGATTTTTTAAGATGTTTGAAAACCCTGATGCATCTGTACTTACGAAGGAATACAATCAGTGTAATCATTACAGAGTGAGGACTGCATATATCAGTAATATACCAGGAGTACTGGGCATTCAGACAGATAAGAGGACAACAGTAAATTCTTAACAACTGTGTTTATTCACACTTCCAGAATAGAGTACAACTGTTGTcttaaaatatctaaaaatatcTAGTGAATAATCTGtggacacaaaaaaacatttaagcaTTTCATTTCCAAAGGTGGACATATAGACATcatattcagtttacaaaaTTGCACATAAGCTTTTGAGTAGTATTAGCTGTAAAGCCAATGATCGGAGTTATTATGTATGG of Chelmon rostratus isolate fCheRos1 chromosome 6, fCheRos1.pri, whole genome shotgun sequence contains these proteins:
- the LOC121607679 gene encoding aminopeptidase Ey; the protein is MGKSCSVSKVCILFVVLALVSVATIVTLWTIALTGGDDAVVTAPWDCYRLPTDLVPEDYTITLWPRLSRDLNTGLYIFTGQSTLKFECVNETDLILIHSNKLNYTKLNNTHIARLISSGGGSAPSIKSSWLQPQTQYLIIQLDSTLTPGQKYELYTEFTGELADDLAGFYRSEYKEDGVHKIVATSQMHPTHARKTFPCFDEPAMKAVFYITLIHPPGTVALSNGMERGIVNTSIDGIAVTQTTFEPTKKMSTYLLAIVVSDYTHVNATQGDTLIRIWARRAAIDQGQGNYALNVTGPVLDFFQLYYNISYPLSKSDQIALPDFYFGAMENWGLVTYRETNLLYDPVSSSNRNRETTATIIAHELAHMWFGNLVTLQWWNEVWLNEGFASYVAYLGADHAEPAWNVKDLIVLDDVHRVFAVDALTSSHPLSSKEDSIILPDQITEQFDTISYSKGAAVLRMLSDFLSESVFVQGLSSYLNHFAYSNTVGNDLWDHLQMAVKANNVSLPRPVCEIMNRWVLQMGFPVVHIDTKTGKISQRHFLLDPESEVTVESPYNYEWLIPIGWMKSGEVQGAVWWLMEKEAVNLEMKSDGWWVLANINVTGYYRVNYDDENWEQLLAQLNSEHQVIPVINRAQLVDDAFNLARAQLVSTILALRTTSYLSMEMEYMPWQSALDNLHYYDLMLDRTEVYQPMQDYLKKLVTPLFRYFKDMTSNWTQVPDRHTDQYNQVNAIRMACRTGVTECQNLTNTWFKQWMDRPQHNLINPNLRSAVYCSAIAAGDETEWEFGWSQFKKATIASEASKLMSALACTNNTKLLERYLSYTLNSTLIRKQDATSVITSVASNRVGQDLAWDFVREQWEYMFTQYGVGSFSFASLISGVTARFSTPAELQQLEQFVEQHSAAGFGTATLAVEQALERTRANINWLQQNKQEILDWFNSQTDQKR